CCCAACTCAGGACCGATCCGGTCGTGAGCACACCTCGCTCGCAATGTTTCCGGGGTTCATCCCGTGTCCGTAGGCGCCTCATCCTGAGTTGTGCACGCGGAGATCCGCCGAGAGCGGAGAAGGATGCCGGTTCCCCGCGGGAGTGGTTGGGTGGAGTCATGACCGACGTCCTGATCCTCGGCGGCACCGGCTGGCTGAGCGGCCGCGTGGCCGAACGGTGGGCGGATGCCGGAGCATCCGTGACCTGCCTCGCGCGCGGCGGCCGCGACGCACCGTACGGCACGACCCTCGTGACGGGTGACCGCGACGAGCCAGGCGCCTACGCAGCGCTGGCCGGGCGCGAGTGGGACGAGATCATCGACATCTCCTCGAACCCCGTGCATGTCGCGGCCGCGGTCGAAGCGCTGGAGGAGCGGACCAAGCACTGGACGTACGTCTCGACCGCGTCGGTCTACGCCGCGAACGACGCGTCCGGCGCCGACGAATCGGCGGAGCTGCTGGAGCCGCTCGGCCTGGACGACGAGCCGGACTACGGTCGCGCGAAGGCTGCGGCCGAGGCATCCGTCCGCTCCGCGCTCGGGCATCGTGCGGCGATCGTGCGACCGGGACTCATCGTCGGGCCCGGCGACCCCACCGACCGGTTCGGCTACTGGGTCGGGCGATTCGCGCTCGCCGGCGCCGAGGACGTGCTGGTTCCCGACGGCACGGACCGCGGCGCGCAGGTGATCGATGTGGACGACCTCGCCGACTTCATCGTCGCGGTCGGACGCGCGCGCTGGACCGGCGTCGCGAACGCCGTCGGCGATCCCGTGCCGCTGGATCGGATGCTGCGCCACGCGGCCGAGGTCGCCGAGCACACCGGAACGCTGCGGCCGGCCGACGACGCGTGGCTCGAGGCGCATGACGTCGCGTACTGGATGGGCCCGCGATCGCTGCCGCTCTGGCTCCCCGCGGACCTGCCGGGATTCTGGACCCGCTCCAACGCCGTGTACCGTCTGCTCGGCGGCAGCCTCCGGCCGCTCCGCGAGACCCTCGCCCGCACCCTCGCCGATGAGCGCGAGCGCGGCCTCGACCGTGACCGCCGATCGGGCCTGGCGCGTCCCGACGAAGTCGCGCTGCTGGCACAGCTGCGCGGACGCACCGCGTAACCGATTTGCGGATGCCGCGACCCGACGGCTATCGTCGCGGCATGCCTTCGGCGACCCAGGGACTCACGACGCTCGGTTCGAGCGCCGCTCCCGCGCGCCGTCGCCGTCTGGGCGAGCGCCGACTCTAGGCGACCCTGCGCGCGGTCCTGTCATGGACCCCCGGGCGTCGCCGCCTTCGGCCCCCGCACCCA
This window of the Microbacterium sp. SSM24 genome carries:
- a CDS encoding NAD-dependent epimerase/dehydratase family protein; this encodes MTDVLILGGTGWLSGRVAERWADAGASVTCLARGGRDAPYGTTLVTGDRDEPGAYAALAGREWDEIIDISSNPVHVAAAVEALEERTKHWTYVSTASVYAANDASGADESAELLEPLGLDDEPDYGRAKAAAEASVRSALGHRAAIVRPGLIVGPGDPTDRFGYWVGRFALAGAEDVLVPDGTDRGAQVIDVDDLADFIVAVGRARWTGVANAVGDPVPLDRMLRHAAEVAEHTGTLRPADDAWLEAHDVAYWMGPRSLPLWLPADLPGFWTRSNAVYRLLGGSLRPLRETLARTLADERERGLDRDRRSGLARPDEVALLAQLRGRTA